Proteins from a genomic interval of Thamnophis elegans isolate rThaEle1 chromosome 2, rThaEle1.pri, whole genome shotgun sequence:
- the LOC116502507 gene encoding gastrula zinc finger protein XlCGF17.1-like: MEDGKFWDPPSDTSTTPKDHKRTHECSECGKSFSLQSLLSIHRKVHVGGGSSQGSEGEKLFSGKNSKDLRSPPTLKPFKCEECDLCFGQKSYLHTHQKIHRGKKPHQCLECGKFFRLRRHKKIHLGIKPYKCFECGNCFTRSTSLHSHWKIHTGEKNEKCLECGKCFIQKSTLVRHQRSHTRERPYECPECEKRFVDPSDLRRHQERHKGEKPYQCVECGKCFFRKHHLESHQSIHTREKPYRCVECGKGFRLVGDLSIHHKTHTGETPYQCNECGSFYISISVFKSHVKMHTEEKTTNV, from the exons ATGGAGGATGGGAAATTCTGGGATCCCCCGTCAGACACAAGCACCACCCCAAAAGATCACAAAAGAACCCATGAATGTTCAGAGTGTGGGAAAtcctttagtctccagtccctccTTTCGATCCACAGGAAGGTCCATGTGGGAGGTGGATCCAGTCAAGGTTCAGAGGGTGAGAAATTGTTCTCTGGTAAAAACTCCAAAGATCTCAGGAGCCCCCCAACACTAAAACCGTTTAAATGTGAGGAATGTGACTTATGCTTTGGTCAAAAGTCATACCTTCATACACATCAGAAAATCCATAGAGGAAAGAAACCTCATCAATGTCTGGAATGTGGGAAATTTTTCC GTCTTCGGCGCCATAAGAAGATTCATTTGGGAATAAAGCCTTACAAATGTTTTGAGTGTGGGAATTGTTTCACCCGGAGTACATCGCTTCACAGTCATTGGAAaatacacacaggggagaaaaacGAAAAGTGCCTcgaatgtgggaaatgttttatccAGAAATCAACTCTGGTGCGACATCAGAGAAGTCACACTAGAGAGAGACCCTATGAATGCCCAGAATGTGAGAAACGATTTGTGGATCCTTCTGATCTTCGGAGACACCAGGAGAGGCACAAGGGGGAGAAACCCTATCAATGTGTGGAGTGCGGGAAATGCTTCTTCCGAAAACACCACCTTGAAAGCCATCAGAGCATCCACACGAGAGAGAAGCCCTACAGATGCGTAGAATGTGGAAAAGGCTTTCGACTCGTGGGAGACCTTTCGATACATCATAAAACCCACACAGGGGAGACGCCATATCAATGCAACGAATGTGGAAGCTTTTATATTTCAATATCAGTCTTTAAAAGTCATGTAAAAATGCACACAGAGGAAAAAACTACAAATGTTTAG